CGACGAGAAGATCGCACAGGCCGCCGCGGAATATGGGGCCGCGCTCGTAGTGATGCACATGCGCGGCACGCCGGGAGATATGCAGACGAAGTGCGAATACGGGGATCTCATATCCGAGGTATGCTCTTTCCTGCGGGAGGCGGCGGAAAAGGCCGAGAGGCTTGGCGCCCCGCGAAAAAACATCATCATTGACCCGGGGGTGGGTTTTGCGAAGGACTACAACCAGAACCTGCTGCTGATGCGCCACTGCGAAAGCTTTAAAGCCCTCGGATACCCTCTGCTGGTCGGTGCCTCGCGCAAGGGCGTCGTCGGGACCGCCACGCGGACAAAGAGGGCGGAGGATAGGCTCTGCGGCACGCTCGCCCTGACCTCCGTATGCTGCTGGCAGGGAGCCGACATCATACGCGTCCACGATGTGAGAGAGAATAAAGAGGTCATTATGATGACGGAAGCGGTACGGAGGGCAAAATATGTCTGACCATAAGGTGATGCTCGCCCTCGGATCGAACCTCGGCAACCGCCTCGACATACTCAAAAGGGCGGTAGCTAGGTTGGCCGGCGCGGGCATACATATAGAGGCTAAGAGCCGCGTTTGGGAGACAAAGCCATGGGGCGTGACGGACCAGCCGCTCTTTCTCAATATGTGCGCGGCCGTCCGCACCGAGCTGGAGCCGCTTGAACTGCTCTGCCTGCTGAAAAAGACGGAGGCGGAGCTCGGACGTTCCGCGGGTATGCGCTGGGGACCGCGTGAGATAGATATAGACATCATCTTCTTCGATTCCCTCTCCTTAAAAGACCCGAAGCTGACCGTCCCCCACCCGCGCATGCACGAGCGCGGATTTGTGCTGAAGCCGCTCATGGAGATAGCTCCCGAGATGATACATCCCCTCTTTGAAAAGAGCGTCGCGGAGCTGTACGATGAACTGCCCTCTTCCGAGAGGGACGGCATGGTGTGGATATCGGAAATATGACGCCTTTCAAACGGGACTTCGGAGATCGCCGCGAGGCAGCGAATAAAAAAAAGAGCCGCGCGATGTGGTTCCTGCCGTTCCTTTTCCTGTCGGCGGCCCTCGTTCTCTACCTGCTGCCGGCCGCTGAGATGAGCGACAAAAATATCAGCATCAGGACCCTTGAGGTGCCGGAATTTCCGGTGATCGTCGTCCTCGAACAGGACAAGGGGACGATAACCTCCGCCTGGCTGAGGACGCCGGCGGGAGCGAGGAAACTTGACCAGCTTGACGGCCTGTCTTTCATATCGAGCGACCCGGTCATCTCCAAGGTAGATCAGGATTCCAAGAACGACCTGCTCTGGCGGCTCTCCTTCACAAATCTCGAAGGTGACGGCGTACACCTCTGGATCGGCATGACGACATGGGCGCCCCGCGTATTCATCGCCTCGACGCCCTTCCAGTACACAAGATGGCACGCGCTGCCGGCCAAGATAGAGGTCCCCAAGGGCACGAGCATCTATATAGCCCCGGCGGCTCCCTTCTATCAAATGCTCGACAAACAATACAGCGGCAAGGACAGTTATTCTTTCATCTATACGATAATGCTGACACCGGAGGGGCCGGCCTTCGTTCCCGTACCCTCTGTCTATAAGCAGCTCGCCGTCCTGCTCAAAGCCGGGATGCACGGCGAAAGCTCTCCGAAAAAGAGGCTTGCCTACGTGCGAATGCTGACGGAGTTCAACCGTCTCGCCGAGGGCAAGGCCCCGCAGGCCGACACGCTTCTCAATTTCCCGATGGAAAAGCTCGACACCCTCACTTGGAAGCGCTGACGATCGGAGTTTTGTCAAAGACTGAAACGGGGAGGGCTCTCAGCGAGCCTCCCCGTTTTTCGATTCCTCTTCTCTCAAATTGGCGGATGTCAGTATTTGAGGCCGAATATCGGGTGGAATATCCTCTCGTCATGCAGGAAATTCGCCTGCTCGTCAAAGGACTTTTTCGCCTCGGCGCCAAGCGAGACCGCGAGCGACGAGGTGAGTACATGGGTGAGGAAGATCGGGCCGATTATGCTGCTGCCGAAGGTGGGGCTGTTGGCCGAAACGTTGAGCTGGAGTTCGGCGAAGCGGCAGACGGGAGCGGCGGCGCTGTCCGTCATCGTGATGACCTTCGCGCCGTTGCGGTGAGCGATCTCCACGGACTCCGTGACCTCGACCGCGTAGCTCGGGAGCTCACAGACGATGACGACGTCTCCCTCGCGGACCCCGCGGACCTGCTCCCAGAGGGAGAGGCCGCCGCGGCGGCAGAGGAAAGCGCGGCATCCCATGATCGTGAGGCGTATCTGCATAAGCTCCATGACGAGCGACGAGATCCCCCAGCCGACGCAGTAGATGTTGTTGGCTCCCTTGACTATCTCATTGAAGCGGTCGGTCTCTTCCGGCGAAAGCTGCGCCATCGTATCGTCGAGGTTCGCGTGCTCCGCCTTGGATACGCTGTCCGGGAAAGAGTCGCTTGAATTTACCGCCCTTGCGAGCAGCGCCGCCGGGTTGATCTGTTCGAGGATCGTCTTCTGGAGGCAGGCCTTCAGCTCGGCGTACCCTGAGAACCCCAGCATCTGGGCCACGCGTACAAGCTGCGCCTTCGACACCTTCAGTTCGTCCGCTATATCGCCTATTGAGCGAAAGGAGGCCTCCCGCATATTCGCAAGCAGGTACTCCGCCACACGGCGCGCCTTGTTCGGCATCGTATGCGCTTTTTCCATTAAAAGGTTCTGTAATTGCGTACTATCCATCTAAATACACTCCTTAGAAAACATACTTTTCTGATATATTTGTTTTATGAAACGCTTCTTATGAATTTTAGTTTGATTTTATGCGATTGTCAACCTCAGTCTACTTTGTTTTATGCAGGTTCATAAAAAAGCGGTAAAAAAAGGTACTATTGCCGATTTTGCCGAAACAAAAAACGGGCGGCAAAAGCCGTCCGTCCTGTCAGCCATATATACGGAGGCGGGACCGTCGCCGTCAAAGGGGGTCCCAGTCGCCCTCCTGCCTGTCCCTCATGATCGGGCAATCCACCACGCCGTAGGCGGCGGTCTTGAAGCAGGCGTTGCAGGAGATGCAGGCAGACGGCCTCGCGTCGTCTTCGGCCCAGCGATTTACAAGGTCGGGCTCCGCGTTGAAGGGGCGGCTAAGCCCAAAGAGGTCGGCTGCGCCGTTGTCAAGCAGGGCCGCCATCACGGGCAGCGAACGCAGGCCGCCGGTCAGCGTCACCAGGGAATCCTGCGGCGCGCGCGCCTTTATCTTCGCCGCGTAGGCGGCGAAAGGCGCCTCCGACTCGCCGGCGGATATCCCGACGACGCTCGGTATATGCTCCGGCGCCGCGTACCCGGTGCCGGATGAGACCTCGATGACGTTCACCCCGTCGCGCAGCAGCGTAAGGGCCGCCTCTATCCCCTCGTCGACGCCGTAGCCGCCCTCGGCCCCCTCCGTGACGCTCATCTTAAGCCATACGGAAAAATCCCTCCCTACGGCCTCGCGCACGGAGGCGTAGACCTCGCGCGTCAGCCGCAGACGATTTTCAAAGCACCCGCCGTAACGGTCGCTGCGGCGGTTGATGAGCGGTGAGAGAAATTGCGTCAGCAGATAGCCGTGAGCGCCGTGTATCTCCACTCCGTCAGCGCCCCCCTCCCGCGCGCGCAGCGCCGCCGCCGCGAAGTCACGGCGGACTTTTTGGATATCTTCCTCTGTCATCATGATACTCCGCATGTCGCTTCCGGGGTATTCCCCGCCGCTCGGGGAGTAGGCCGGCATACCATTGGAGAAGTCCGCCCTGCGCGCGCCGCCGGCGTGGCATATCTGCACCACGAGTTTGGAGCCGCTGCCGTGGATGACGCCGGCGAGCCTCCTCACATCATCGACGGCCTCGCCGCGGTCGAGCCCCCACTGCCGCGGCACGGCCTTGCCCTCGGGACTTATATAGGAAAACTCAGATATCACCGTCCCCGCGCCGCCGGACGCCGTTTCCGCCTGCCGCGATATCGCCGCGGGCGTCGCGCGGCCCGTGGCGTCTTCGCAGGCGCCCAGCCACGTCGCCGCCCTGACAAAGCGGTTTTTCACGGGAAATATTTTATTATCGAAGGGTTCGAATAACCTGATTATCTTCTCCCTGTCGCTGGTCTCTTTCATTCGTTCGGCTCCCTCTTGATCTCTGATGTCGTTCCCGCGGGAGGTCTGTCTTCGTATACGACGCGTCCCGCAGCCTCATTTTCCGATATTCCGGCGTGTATTGCAAGGCGTTTTATACCGAAGCCGCCATGTCCGCGGAATTTTGAGATGTCGCGCCGCGGGACCGGCCACGGGCCGCCGGGAGCCAGTTTCACGAGCCGCCTGGCCTCCGCCTCCGCGAGGATCAGCTCGCCGAGCGCCGGATGATGCGGTCCGGCCTTCACCCCGGCTGCGAGAGAGACCGTCTCCTGCAGGCCGATCCTGATCGGGATGAACCCAAGCTCGAGGGCTAGTTCGATAAACTCTCCGCCCCACGACACGGCCTCTTCTACGGACAGAGGATGATATCTCCCCTCTTCGCAGAGCCTTTCAAGCTCCGTACCTCCGATCACAAGGCACGGATAGAGGCGCAGCTCCCAACGTTCATCCCCTTTAAGGGCCGCGAGCTTCGTAAGGTCGCGCAGGCTGCTCTCCCTCCGCTGTCCGGGCAGGCCGATCATCATCTGGACGCCGATCGGCAGCGAATCCTCCATAAGGACGGCGATATCCTCGAATATTTTTTCCGGATCGGCCTCGCGGCGGCAGGCGGCGAGAACGGCGGGATCAAGCGTCGGTATGCCTAATTCTATGCGCGATACCGGATATTGTTTTATCAGCGAACGCAGCGCGTCGCAGCGAAGGTCTCCCGGGTATGTCGAAAAACGCACGGAGCTGCCCGCGGGAGCGCACTCCGTGACACAGTCCAGGTATTCTTTTATTTTGTCTTCCGGGAAACGGCAGAAGGAGCCTCCGAAATAGCAGATCTCCCGCGGCTCTGTGATATCTTTCAAGACGGAACGGACATCTTCCGGAGTCGGGACCTCC
The window above is part of the Cloacibacillus evryensis DSM 19522 genome. Proteins encoded here:
- the folK gene encoding 2-amino-4-hydroxy-6-hydroxymethyldihydropteridine diphosphokinase; this encodes MSDHKVMLALGSNLGNRLDILKRAVARLAGAGIHIEAKSRVWETKPWGVTDQPLFLNMCAAVRTELEPLELLCLLKKTEAELGRSAGMRWGPREIDIDIIFFDSLSLKDPKLTVPHPRMHERGFVLKPLMEIAPEMIHPLFEKSVAELYDELPSSERDGMVWISEI
- a CDS encoding MurR/RpiR family transcriptional regulator, giving the protein MDSTQLQNLLMEKAHTMPNKARRVAEYLLANMREASFRSIGDIADELKVSKAQLVRVAQMLGFSGYAELKACLQKTILEQINPAALLARAVNSSDSFPDSVSKAEHANLDDTMAQLSPEETDRFNEIVKGANNIYCVGWGISSLVMELMQIRLTIMGCRAFLCRRGGLSLWEQVRGVREGDVVIVCELPSYAVEVTESVEIAHRNGAKVITMTDSAAAPVCRFAELQLNVSANSPTFGSSIIGPIFLTHVLTSSLAVSLGAEAKKSFDEQANFLHDERIFHPIFGLKY
- a CDS encoding NADH:flavin oxidoreductase, whose translation is MKETSDREKIIRLFEPFDNKIFPVKNRFVRAATWLGACEDATGRATPAAISRQAETASGGAGTVISEFSYISPEGKAVPRQWGLDRGEAVDDVRRLAGVIHGSGSKLVVQICHAGGARRADFSNGMPAYSPSGGEYPGSDMRSIMMTEEDIQKVRRDFAAAALRAREGGADGVEIHGAHGYLLTQFLSPLINRRSDRYGGCFENRLRLTREVYASVREAVGRDFSVWLKMSVTEGAEGGYGVDEGIEAALTLLRDGVNVIEVSSGTGYAAPEHIPSVVGISAGESEAPFAAYAAKIKARAPQDSLVTLTGGLRSLPVMAALLDNGAADLFGLSRPFNAEPDLVNRWAEDDARPSACISCNACFKTAAYGVVDCPIMRDRQEGDWDPL
- a CDS encoding radical SAM protein; amino-acid sequence: MSDKLKKLAFFLPFAGCRGQCVYCDQRAITGVAEVPTPEDVRSVLKDITEPREICYFGGSFCRFPEDKIKEYLDCVTECAPAGSSVRFSTYPGDLRCDALRSLIKQYPVSRIELGIPTLDPAVLAACRREADPEKIFEDIAVLMEDSLPIGVQMMIGLPGQRRESSLRDLTKLAALKGDERWELRLYPCLVIGGTELERLCEEGRYHPLSVEEAVSWGGEFIELALELGFIPIRIGLQETVSLAAGVKAGPHHPALGELILAEAEARRLVKLAPGGPWPVPRRDISKFRGHGGFGIKRLAIHAGISENEAAGRVVYEDRPPAGTTSEIKREPNE